From Myxococcales bacterium, the proteins below share one genomic window:
- a CDS encoding FAD-dependent oxidoreductase yields the protein MGTVLFSCWGQARLDNRGKPRDQWVAPADLKLPFTFQEPDDVKAFIGWDGFFLTDETISVVALCRSYLEGVQREASCGECFPCRVGTQIAAEMLARFCEGKAEPGDPERLHSLLTGIAASSKCSVGQTAPQPVLLALEHFAADFAACVGSGRALPPVELVTRVTAPCLEACPAHLNIPKYVENIKKRRYLDSSNVARANCVMPTVLGRICVRPCESNCRRANVDEPIQIKDLKRFASDFEMLHGAKPPRKAGPATGKRVAIIGAGPAGLACAEKLAQAGHHPVIFESLAEGGGMAAVGIPDYRLPRQVLRREIELIQELGAEIHYKKRLGDPGFTWRDLQGMGYDAIFLGVGAHNSNKLGAEGEDAAYKGFIHGVVFLRAVAEGRAVVEGKKMVVVGGGNVAIDCVRTALRLGFTDVQIVYRRTIKEMPADKVEIQDAQDEGIKFNFLCNPTRLLADAAGRLTGLELLRMELGEPDASGRRRPQPVKGSEFVIEADVVIPAIGQSPNLSFLEAGDGLDITKWNTIGADAYTGLTKLPNVFAGGDCVTGAATLIEAIAAGNRAAISIDRFLRGGPVELDRYQRMERLLGGLRNYDKKEVVALPAGLPRQGFDHLPIEIRIRNFEEVEQVMTARSATTEAGRCLRCVRLAGVAR from the coding sequence AGTTGCCGTTCACGTTTCAAGAACCCGACGACGTCAAAGCCTTCATCGGCTGGGACGGATTTTTCCTCACGGACGAAACGATCAGCGTGGTCGCGCTCTGCCGGTCCTATCTGGAAGGCGTGCAGCGCGAGGCTTCTTGCGGCGAGTGTTTCCCTTGCCGGGTCGGCACGCAGATCGCGGCGGAAATGCTGGCCCGCTTCTGCGAGGGTAAGGCGGAACCCGGCGATCCGGAACGGTTGCACAGCCTGTTGACCGGCATCGCCGCCTCGTCCAAGTGCTCCGTCGGCCAGACCGCGCCCCAGCCGGTCCTCCTGGCGCTCGAGCATTTCGCCGCCGACTTCGCGGCTTGCGTCGGTTCGGGTCGGGCGTTGCCGCCGGTGGAACTGGTGACCCGCGTGACGGCGCCCTGCCTGGAAGCCTGTCCGGCCCATCTGAACATTCCGAAATACGTGGAAAACATCAAAAAGCGGCGTTATCTCGATTCGAGCAACGTGGCGCGCGCCAATTGCGTCATGCCGACGGTGTTGGGGCGCATCTGCGTCCGGCCGTGCGAAAGCAACTGCCGGCGCGCCAACGTCGATGAGCCGATCCAAATCAAAGATCTCAAACGATTCGCCTCCGATTTCGAAATGCTGCACGGCGCCAAACCGCCCCGGAAAGCCGGCCCGGCGACCGGCAAGCGCGTGGCGATCATCGGCGCGGGCCCGGCGGGATTGGCCTGCGCGGAAAAACTGGCGCAGGCGGGCCATCACCCGGTCATCTTCGAATCGCTGGCCGAGGGCGGCGGCATGGCGGCGGTCGGCATTCCGGACTACCGCTTGCCGCGTCAGGTGTTGCGGCGGGAAATCGAACTGATCCAGGAACTCGGCGCCGAAATCCACTACAAAAAACGGCTGGGCGATCCGGGGTTCACCTGGCGCGATCTGCAGGGCATGGGCTACGACGCGATCTTCCTGGGCGTCGGGGCGCACAACTCGAACAAGCTCGGCGCCGAAGGCGAGGACGCGGCTTACAAGGGTTTCATCCACGGCGTCGTTTTCCTGCGCGCCGTGGCCGAGGGCCGTGCGGTGGTCGAAGGCAAGAAGATGGTGGTCGTCGGCGGCGGCAACGTCGCCATCGACTGCGTGCGCACGGCGCTGCGGCTCGGGTTCACCGACGTGCAGATCGTCTACCGCCGCACGATCAAGGAAATGCCGGCCGACAAGGTCGAAATCCAGGACGCGCAGGACGAGGGCATCAAATTCAACTTCCTGTGCAACCCGACGCGCCTGCTGGCCGATGCCGCCGGACGGCTGACCGGCCTGGAACTGCTACGCATGGAACTGGGCGAACCTGACGCCTCGGGGCGCCGCCGCCCGCAGCCGGTCAAGGGCAGCGAGTTCGTCATCGAGGCCGACGTGGTCATCCCGGCCATCGGCCAATCGCCGAATCTGTCGTTCCTCGAGGCCGGCGACGGTCTGGACATCACCAAGTGGAACACCATCGGCGCCGACGCCTACACCGGCCTTACCAAGCTGCCCAACGTCTTCGCCGGCGGCGATTGCGTCACCGGCGCGGCGACGCTGATCGAGGCGATCGCGGCGGGCAACCGGGCGGCGATCAGCATCGACCGCTTCCTGCGCGGCGGCCCGGTCGAACTCGACCGCTACCAGCGGATGGAGCGCCTGCTCGGCGGCCTGCGCAATTACGATAAAAAGGAAGTCGTCGCGTTGCCGGCCGGCCTGCCGCGGCAAGGCTTCGACCATTTGCCGATCGAGATCCGCATTCGCAACTTCGAGGAAGTGGAACAGGTGATGACCGCCCGGAGCGCCACGACGGAAGCCGGCCGCTGCCTGCGCTGCGTCCGC